The following proteins are co-located in the Dietzia timorensis genome:
- a CDS encoding phosphoadenylyl-sulfate reductase has product MSLNIPGLAGSLISVSEEKADPSDIDYVARDSRLHPDPSLIPDPADLGPGRVRSEAELKEIAEVAAEALADASTDEILAWAAETFGNRLAVACSMANTVGPEYTARFQPGVDVLFLETGYHFAETLEVRDQLAAKGTVNVIDVRARETVAQHEANFAGKPYEIDTTACCGARKVAPLNAALDGYEAWVTGMRRSDSAGRADTPVVQWDRSHKMVKVNAFANWTLPEIERWAALNEALINPLHYDGFPSIGCGPCTRRVAPGEDARAGRWAGSGKTECGIHL; this is encoded by the coding sequence GTGAGTCTCAACATTCCCGGCCTCGCCGGCTCGCTCATCTCGGTAAGCGAGGAGAAGGCCGACCCCTCGGACATCGACTACGTTGCCCGCGACTCCCGGCTGCACCCGGACCCGAGCCTGATCCCCGACCCGGCGGACCTCGGCCCCGGCCGCGTGCGCAGCGAGGCGGAACTCAAGGAGATCGCGGAGGTCGCAGCCGAGGCGCTCGCCGATGCGAGCACCGACGAGATCCTCGCGTGGGCCGCCGAGACGTTCGGCAACCGCCTGGCCGTGGCCTGCTCGATGGCCAACACCGTCGGGCCCGAGTACACCGCGCGTTTCCAGCCGGGCGTGGACGTGCTGTTCCTCGAGACCGGCTACCACTTCGCCGAGACCCTCGAGGTGCGCGACCAGCTCGCAGCGAAGGGCACCGTCAACGTCATCGACGTGCGCGCGAGGGAGACCGTCGCCCAGCACGAGGCGAACTTCGCTGGCAAGCCCTACGAGATCGACACGACCGCGTGCTGCGGAGCCCGCAAGGTCGCCCCGCTCAACGCCGCGCTCGACGGCTACGAGGCCTGGGTCACCGGCATGCGCCGCTCCGACTCCGCCGGCCGTGCCGACACCCCGGTCGTGCAGTGGGACCGCTCGCACAAGATGGTCAAGGTCAACGCGTTCGCGAACTGGACGCTGCCGGAGATCGAGCGCTGGGCCGCGCTCAACGAGGCGCTCATCAACCCGCTGCACTACGACGGTTTCCCATCGATCGGCTGCGGGCCCTGCACGCGCCGCGTCGCCCCGGGCGAGGACGCGCGCGCCGGTCGCTGGGCCGGGTCGGGCAAGACCGAGTGCGGTATCCACCTATGA
- a CDS encoding NAD(P)-dependent oxidoreductase: MTLAPYAPAAPLAPSDLAGSPAHLPAGAVSPGMTSDVAPTQADSFPLALLLEDKLVVLVGGGAVAARRAAAFAGAGARLRIVAPTLHPSIAELLGPQDEWVQREFILGDLTDAWLAHTATGDPAVDAEVAREAEWRHIFCINAGNRDAGTAAVPARATAHTPTGRVQVAVDSGDPRRSVAVARHMQDELESGRAPLHPRRRR; the protein is encoded by the coding sequence ATGACCCTGGCCCCCTACGCCCCGGCCGCACCGCTGGCACCGTCGGATCTTGCGGGCTCGCCTGCACACCTCCCCGCGGGCGCCGTCTCCCCAGGTATGACGTCGGACGTAGCGCCTACCCAGGCCGACTCGTTCCCGTTGGCCCTTCTCCTGGAGGACAAACTGGTGGTGCTCGTCGGCGGAGGCGCGGTGGCCGCGCGACGGGCCGCCGCATTCGCCGGTGCCGGCGCGCGCCTGCGCATCGTCGCGCCGACGCTGCACCCGTCGATCGCCGAGCTCCTCGGGCCGCAGGACGAGTGGGTCCAGCGCGAGTTCATCCTCGGTGACCTCACCGACGCGTGGCTCGCGCACACCGCGACCGGGGACCCGGCCGTCGACGCCGAGGTCGCTCGCGAGGCCGAGTGGCGCCACATCTTCTGCATCAATGCGGGCAACCGAGACGCCGGCACCGCCGCCGTTCCGGCCCGCGCCACCGCGCACACGCCCACCGGTCGCGTGCAGGTCGCCGTCGATTCCGGCGACCCGCGCCGCTCGGTCGCCGTCGCGCGGCACATGCAGGACGAACTCGAATCCGGCCGCGCCCCGCTGCACCCGCGCCGCCGCAGGTGA
- a CDS encoding sirohydrochlorin chelatase → MFEGPTAVVAWHGTRNREGRADTERLTSLLDARLSGIRVVAGFVDEEVQAPALADVLTAELASTSAEVVVIPAFVAAGYHVGHDIGAAAQVATRGDRGQLNRVLVTPHLGRDLRDQRGAPEPRLVDAVLASAAAALGTEAGDDLPAGARDLVLASAGSSFESVGVEIERLRAAVAARYCAGEVRHAVLDASFDVNTREICVPLLLARGFFAGRARDAGGRQAPLLGDAPAVDNIIEALAERFLGAIGE, encoded by the coding sequence GTGTTTGAAGGTCCGACCGCAGTCGTCGCGTGGCACGGCACCCGTAATCGCGAAGGGCGCGCCGATACCGAACGCTTGACGTCGCTCCTCGACGCCCGCCTTTCCGGCATCCGCGTCGTCGCCGGGTTCGTCGACGAAGAAGTGCAGGCGCCTGCGCTCGCGGACGTGCTCACCGCCGAGCTTGCCTCTACATCTGCCGAGGTCGTCGTGATCCCGGCGTTCGTCGCCGCCGGCTACCACGTCGGCCACGACATCGGCGCGGCCGCGCAGGTCGCCACGCGCGGCGATCGCGGGCAGCTGAACCGGGTGCTCGTCACCCCGCACCTCGGCCGCGACCTGCGCGATCAACGCGGCGCGCCCGAACCTCGCCTCGTCGATGCGGTTCTCGCTTCGGCGGCAGCCGCTCTGGGTACCGAAGCGGGCGACGACCTCCCGGCCGGCGCGCGCGACCTGGTCCTAGCGAGCGCCGGTTCGTCCTTCGAGTCGGTGGGCGTGGAGATCGAAAGGCTGCGCGCCGCTGTCGCCGCGAGGTACTGCGCAGGCGAGGTTCGGCATGCCGTGCTGGATGCGTCGTTCGACGTCAACACGCGGGAAATCTGTGTGCCGCTGCTGCTGGCGCGTGGCTTCTTCGCGGGCCGCGCGCGCGACGCGGGGGGCCGCCAGGCGCCGTTGCTTGGGGACGCGCCGGCCGTCGACAACATCATCGAGGCGCTCGCCGAGCGCTTTCTCGGTGCCATTGGGGAGTAG
- a CDS encoding phosphatase PAP2 family protein, protein MSSLRPFGRRAVVAGVAIMTLASGAGVASAADAPPGPNRTEMLGQFFDWWTPAEYDSTDESTVRATGFKGDVTDAGAAVLGHNDEFVQAINHAGAADPAQSVRALEDADMIWTETLRDALGPKLGEYFIGGVEDGSLPKTVAAIESAEKNSSTGSAKTDFNYPRPFMLTSDKDKGGFGDRSRNGENDFKNLSPQLDIQRIPDQGARPDNGKPHSAEYDVFSGVGPKGVTGLNQAFPSGHTTYAYGIGLQLATLLPELGPEIVTRSSEAGNNRIVLGVHYPLDVMGGRISSHINTATALAGDGYVENTIEPAREELVGYLAGRCAGDGLGDTLDACIDATGANDAGGYTNPFTDPVSTAPVTDRASAIQAYTSRMSYGFSPVTAEGEAPRVPENAEALLVTAFPELTDQQRKAVLAATEIDSGDPLDASSEGWQRINLAAALSSKVTVDAVGNVTKVEPGNAAPEVVEETGVNLGGSLATFTTATGSALQLAGI, encoded by the coding sequence ATGAGCTCCCTTCGCCCGTTCGGGCGCCGCGCGGTAGTCGCCGGCGTCGCCATCATGACTCTTGCCTCGGGGGCCGGCGTCGCCTCGGCCGCGGACGCTCCTCCCGGGCCGAACCGCACCGAGATGCTCGGCCAGTTCTTCGACTGGTGGACTCCCGCAGAATACGACTCCACGGACGAGTCGACGGTCCGCGCCACGGGGTTCAAGGGGGACGTCACCGATGCCGGCGCCGCGGTGCTCGGGCATAACGACGAATTCGTCCAGGCCATTAATCACGCCGGCGCGGCCGATCCCGCCCAGTCGGTGCGCGCGCTCGAGGACGCGGACATGATCTGGACCGAGACCCTGCGCGATGCGCTCGGGCCGAAGCTCGGCGAGTACTTCATCGGGGGCGTCGAGGACGGCTCGCTGCCGAAGACCGTCGCCGCGATCGAGTCCGCAGAGAAGAACTCCTCGACCGGCTCGGCCAAGACCGACTTCAACTACCCGCGCCCGTTCATGCTCACCTCCGATAAGGACAAGGGCGGCTTCGGCGATCGCAGCCGAAACGGCGAGAACGATTTCAAGAACCTGAGCCCGCAGCTCGACATTCAGCGCATCCCCGACCAGGGCGCTCGCCCGGACAACGGCAAGCCTCACTCGGCGGAATACGATGTATTCTCCGGCGTCGGACCTAAGGGCGTGACCGGCCTCAACCAGGCGTTCCCCTCCGGCCACACGACGTACGCCTATGGCATCGGCCTGCAGCTCGCGACGCTGCTTCCCGAGCTCGGACCGGAGATCGTCACGCGTTCCTCGGAAGCGGGCAACAACCGGATCGTGCTCGGCGTGCACTACCCGCTCGACGTGATGGGCGGGCGCATCTCCTCGCACATCAATACCGCCACCGCGCTGGCCGGCGACGGCTATGTGGAGAACACGATCGAGCCGGCGCGCGAGGAGCTCGTCGGATACCTCGCCGGACGCTGCGCTGGCGACGGCCTCGGCGACACCCTCGATGCCTGCATCGACGCCACGGGCGCGAACGACGCGGGCGGCTACACCAATCCGTTCACCGATCCCGTCTCGACGGCCCCGGTCACCGACCGCGCGTCCGCCATTCAGGCCTACACCTCCCGCATGTCCTACGGCTTTTCGCCCGTGACGGCGGAGGGCGAGGCCCCACGCGTGCCCGAGAATGCGGAGGCCCTTCTCGTCACCGCGTTCCCGGAACTCACTGACCAACAGCGCAAGGCCGTGCTGGCGGCGACGGAGATCGATTCGGGCGACCCGCTCGACGCGAGCTCCGAGGGTTGGCAGCGAATCAACCTCGCGGCTGCGCTCAGCTCGAAAGTCACGGTCGACGCGGTCGGCAACGTGACGAAGGTCGAGCCGGGTAACGCCGCCCCGGAGGTGGTCGAGGAGACCGGCGTCAACCTCGGCGGCAGCCTCGCGACCTTCACCACCGCGACCGGCTCGGCGCTGCAGCTCGCCGGCATCTAG
- a CDS encoding NADP-dependent oxidoreductase translates to MKSKELPELEDGQFLVATEYISVDPAMRGWLDDAPSYVPPVKVGAVMRALAVGRVVESKNDDFPVGAHVHGTLGVRDYLVTDGKDLRVIDTSQVSGPEHLAALGLTGLTAYFGLMELGKPTEGETVLVSGAAGAVGSVVGQLAKIAGARVIGIAGSDEKCEWLTGELGFDEAINYKTADSLTKAIASAAPNGVDVFFDNVGGRVLDAALANTARNARLVICGAISDYNSTDRAGIRNYPRIITHSLTIHGFTIGDFGDRLPEGMKALGGYLAEGKLVSRIDARDAEVKDFPEVFGALFEGTNTGKLIMALPGRE, encoded by the coding sequence CTGAAGTCGAAGGAGCTGCCGGAGCTGGAGGACGGTCAGTTCCTCGTCGCCACCGAATACATTTCCGTCGATCCCGCGATGCGCGGCTGGCTCGACGATGCGCCGTCTTACGTACCGCCGGTCAAGGTCGGCGCGGTGATGCGTGCGCTCGCCGTCGGACGCGTGGTCGAGTCGAAGAACGACGACTTCCCCGTAGGCGCGCACGTGCACGGCACGCTGGGCGTGCGCGACTATCTCGTCACCGACGGTAAGGACCTGCGGGTTATCGACACCTCGCAGGTCTCGGGCCCGGAGCATCTCGCCGCGCTCGGCCTCACCGGGCTGACCGCCTACTTCGGCCTGATGGAACTCGGCAAGCCCACCGAGGGCGAGACCGTGCTCGTCTCCGGTGCCGCCGGCGCGGTCGGGTCGGTCGTCGGGCAGCTCGCGAAGATCGCGGGCGCGCGCGTTATCGGCATCGCCGGTTCGGACGAGAAGTGCGAGTGGCTCACCGGCGAGCTCGGCTTCGACGAGGCGATCAACTACAAAACCGCCGACTCGTTGACGAAGGCCATCGCGTCCGCGGCGCCGAACGGGGTCGACGTGTTCTTCGACAACGTCGGGGGCCGCGTCCTCGACGCCGCGCTCGCCAACACCGCCCGCAACGCGCGGCTGGTCATCTGCGGCGCGATCTCGGACTACAACTCGACCGATCGCGCGGGCATCCGCAACTACCCGCGCATCATCACCCACTCGCTCACCATCCACGGCTTCACGATCGGCGACTTCGGCGACCGCCTGCCCGAGGGCATGAAGGCGCTCGGCGGCTATCTCGCCGAGGGCAAGCTGGTCTCGCGCATCGATGCCCGTGACGCCGAGGTCAAGGACTTCCCGGAGGTCTTCGGCGCGCTGTTCGAGGGAACCAACACCGGCAAGCTCATCATGGCGCTACCGGGCCGCGAGTAG
- the ppc gene encoding phosphoenolpyruvate carboxylase: MTSDDKGPHATGENGDAQNSDPLASVISAEVERNDPLSQAVEPMREDVRFLGGILGDTVREQAGEEAFDLVESARQTAFAVRRSEVDRSATFDVLSGISPQHAIDVIRAFSLFALLANIAEDLHAERRRAFHIARGEPPRDGDLARTWEKIEDSGDSEAGWAVLRRTARVVPVITAHPTETRRRSVFHITRHITELMRERDRLDSGSAERAEIELDIRRQVLLLWDTAIIRSQRPRIEDEILTGLQYHEATLIDVIPRLNREIADRLDTERAVVRPGSWIGGDRDGNPYVTGEVVGFATSRAAAVIQNYYDEQLEQLENELSLSGRLVEVSGELIALADDLVSRGDDEAARRDVPYRRAVRSVRRKLAARSAAHSIAGARVPVDHMGRAIGSDSDPAYERPEDMQADLQVIADSLDAVGAGIVADARLSTLQWALRTFGFHLQALDMRQNSETHEEVLAELFAVAGVTDDYASLDEAERVEVLLRELSYDRPLLGARAELSERCEKELGVLRAAARAVDAFGEGVIPHYIVSMCQSVSDLLEPAILLKEVGLLRGAPDAPRSEVRLIPLLETIEDLAAGADILRDYLAHEPMRRLVASQGNLQEIMLGYSDSNKDGGYLAANWSLYQGELELVALGEELGVDLRFFHGRGGSVGRGGGNSYEAILSQPPGAVRGALRITEQGEVLSAKYSEPGRARRNLEALVAATIESSVLNVEGLGDGAEAAYDVMADLSRRGRDAYGSLVHEDPGFIEYFTTSTPLSEIGELNIGSRPTSRKQTNTVDDLRAIPWVLSWSQSRVMLPGWFGMGTALSDWLDDGGPGSAPGDRSARLAQLRRLYATWPFFRTTLSNMAQVMAKADMGLAGQYASLVADESTRSRVFSRILSEFELTRDVLLEITEQSSLLDDNPTLARSVRNRFPYLEPLNVLQVELLRRFRAGDDDPLIRTGIQLTMNGLATALRNSG, from the coding sequence ATGACTTCCGACGACAAAGGTCCCCACGCAACCGGGGAGAACGGCGACGCGCAGAACTCCGACCCGCTGGCGTCGGTGATCTCTGCGGAAGTCGAACGCAACGACCCCCTCTCCCAAGCAGTCGAGCCGATGCGCGAGGACGTGCGGTTCCTCGGCGGGATCCTCGGCGACACCGTCCGAGAACAGGCGGGCGAGGAGGCTTTCGACCTCGTCGAATCCGCGCGCCAGACCGCGTTCGCGGTGCGCCGCTCCGAGGTCGACCGGAGCGCCACCTTCGACGTGCTCTCCGGAATCTCTCCGCAGCACGCGATCGACGTGATCCGCGCGTTCTCCCTGTTCGCGCTGCTGGCGAACATCGCCGAGGACCTGCACGCCGAGCGCCGCCGCGCCTTCCACATCGCACGCGGCGAGCCCCCGCGAGACGGAGACCTCGCCCGCACCTGGGAGAAGATCGAGGACTCCGGGGATTCCGAGGCCGGCTGGGCCGTGCTGCGCCGCACGGCACGCGTGGTCCCCGTGATTACCGCTCACCCGACCGAGACGCGGCGCCGTTCGGTGTTCCACATCACCCGCCACATCACCGAGCTCATGCGAGAACGCGACCGCCTCGATTCGGGCAGCGCCGAGCGCGCCGAGATCGAGCTCGATATCCGGCGCCAGGTTCTCCTGCTGTGGGATACGGCGATCATCCGATCTCAGCGCCCGCGCATCGAGGACGAGATCCTCACCGGCCTGCAGTATCACGAGGCCACGCTGATCGACGTGATCCCCAGGCTGAACAGAGAGATCGCCGACCGCCTCGACACCGAGCGCGCCGTGGTCCGGCCCGGCTCGTGGATCGGCGGCGACCGCGACGGCAATCCCTACGTCACCGGCGAAGTCGTGGGCTTTGCGACCTCACGCGCCGCCGCCGTCATCCAGAATTACTACGACGAGCAGCTGGAACAACTGGAGAACGAGTTGAGCCTGTCGGGCCGGCTGGTGGAGGTGTCGGGCGAGCTCATCGCGCTCGCCGACGACCTGGTCTCGCGCGGCGACGACGAAGCCGCGCGCCGCGACGTGCCGTACCGCCGCGCTGTGCGCTCGGTGCGCCGCAAGCTCGCCGCACGGTCCGCGGCGCACAGCATCGCCGGGGCCCGCGTCCCGGTCGACCACATGGGGCGGGCCATCGGCTCGGACTCGGACCCGGCATACGAGCGGCCCGAGGACATGCAGGCGGACCTGCAGGTTATCGCCGACTCGCTGGACGCGGTCGGCGCCGGGATCGTCGCCGATGCGCGCCTGTCGACGCTGCAGTGGGCGCTGCGTACGTTCGGATTCCACCTGCAAGCACTCGACATGCGGCAGAACTCGGAGACGCACGAAGAGGTGCTCGCCGAGCTGTTCGCGGTCGCCGGCGTCACCGACGACTATGCCTCGCTGGACGAGGCCGAGCGCGTCGAGGTGCTGCTGCGGGAGCTGTCCTACGACCGGCCGCTGCTCGGGGCGCGCGCCGAGCTGTCCGAGCGGTGCGAGAAGGAACTGGGCGTACTGCGTGCCGCGGCCCGCGCCGTCGACGCGTTCGGCGAGGGCGTGATCCCGCACTACATCGTTTCGATGTGCCAGTCGGTCTCCGACCTGCTCGAGCCGGCGATCCTGCTCAAGGAGGTCGGGCTGCTTCGCGGCGCCCCGGACGCGCCGCGCTCGGAGGTGCGGCTCATCCCGCTGCTCGAGACCATCGAGGACCTCGCCGCGGGCGCCGATATCCTGCGCGACTACCTCGCCCACGAGCCGATGCGCAGGCTCGTCGCCTCGCAGGGGAACCTGCAGGAGATCATGCTCGGCTACTCCGATTCGAATAAGGACGGCGGCTATCTCGCCGCGAACTGGTCGCTCTACCAGGGGGAATTGGAGCTCGTCGCGCTCGGCGAGGAGCTCGGCGTGGACCTGCGCTTCTTCCACGGGCGCGGCGGCTCGGTGGGCCGCGGCGGCGGCAATTCGTACGAGGCGATCCTGTCGCAGCCGCCGGGCGCGGTGCGCGGGGCGCTGCGCATCACCGAGCAGGGCGAGGTCCTCTCGGCGAAGTATTCCGAGCCGGGCCGGGCGCGCCGTAACCTCGAGGCGCTCGTGGCCGCCACCATCGAATCGTCCGTGCTCAACGTCGAGGGCCTCGGCGACGGTGCGGAGGCGGCGTACGACGTCATGGCCGACCTGTCGCGCCGGGGACGCGACGCCTACGGCTCGCTGGTCCACGAGGATCCGGGCTTTATCGAGTATTTCACCACGTCGACTCCGCTGTCGGAGATCGGCGAGCTCAACATCGGCTCGCGCCCCACCTCTCGCAAACAGACGAACACCGTCGACGACCTGCGCGCCATCCCCTGGGTGTTGTCGTGGTCGCAGTCGCGCGTGATGCTCCCGGGCTGGTTCGGCATGGGCACCGCACTGTCGGATTGGCTCGATGACGGCGGACCCGGCAGCGCCCCCGGCGACCGCTCCGCTCGCCTCGCGCAGCTGCGCCGGCTGTACGCGACGTGGCCGTTCTTCCGGACGACCCTGTCGAATATGGCTCAGGTGATGGCGAAGGCGGACATGGGCCTGGCCGGCCAATACGCCTCGCTGGTGGCGGATGAATCGACGCGCTCGCGTGTGTTCTCGCGGATCCTGTCGGAGTTCGAGCTGACCCGCGACGTGCTGCTCGAGATCACCGAGCAGTCCTCGCTGCTCGACGACAACCCGACGCTCGCGCGATCCGTGCGCAACCGGTTCCCGTACCTGGAGCCGCTCAATGTGCTGCAGGTGGAGCTGCTGCGGCGGTTCCGTGCGGGCGACGACGATCCGCTCATCCGCACCGGGATCCAGCTGACGATGAACGGGCTCGCGACGGCGCTCCGTAACAGCGGCTAG
- a CDS encoding tyrosine-protein phosphatase: protein MAVDDLHLESMHNFRDIAGRGYETTDGPMRRGRFFRANIVAPSDRDAEALRRIGLRTIVDLRRPEEVEKNPDHDVIGADYVHVDVLGESSSAATIVGYDEDATPETARSEMLRVYRSFVVDAGFRERLRPAFEAVAASSGPVVVHCTVGKDRTGFVSAVLQLLAGAGREDIVADYLETNRRSEAWVAELSAMFREHAPERADTLIELLHARDEYITTSLDEIEAEYGSARDYLVDGVGLGAAEVERLRATLLGREGD from the coding sequence ATGGCGGTAGACGATCTGCATCTGGAGTCGATGCACAATTTCCGCGACATCGCCGGACGTGGTTACGAGACCACGGACGGTCCCATGCGGCGCGGTCGCTTCTTCCGCGCGAACATCGTCGCCCCATCGGACCGGGACGCGGAGGCGCTCAGGCGCATCGGTCTCCGCACGATCGTCGACCTGCGCAGGCCCGAAGAGGTGGAAAAGAACCCGGACCACGACGTCATCGGCGCGGATTATGTGCACGTCGATGTGCTCGGGGAGTCCAGCTCGGCCGCGACGATAGTCGGCTACGACGAAGACGCGACCCCGGAGACGGCGCGGTCGGAAATGCTTCGCGTGTACCGCTCGTTCGTGGTCGACGCCGGATTCAGGGAACGGCTACGCCCGGCGTTCGAGGCGGTCGCCGCTTCGTCGGGTCCGGTAGTCGTGCATTGCACGGTGGGGAAGGACCGCACGGGATTCGTGTCCGCGGTGCTTCAGCTTCTCGCAGGTGCCGGGCGCGAGGACATTGTCGCGGACTACCTGGAGACCAACCGGCGCTCGGAGGCCTGGGTCGCGGAACTATCCGCCATGTTCCGTGAGCACGCGCCGGAGCGGGCGGACACCCTGATCGAGCTGCTCCATGCGCGCGATGAGTACATCACCACCTCTCTTGACGAGATCGAGGCCGAATACGGTTCCGCGCGCGACTACCTCGTCGACGGAGTCGGGTTGGGCGCCGCCGAGGTCGAACGCTTGCGCGCCACGCTGCTCGGCCGCGAGGGCGACTAA
- a CDS encoding glutathione peroxidase: protein MAQADPKQATSLFEFEAETLTGDTSELADYAGKVVLVVNTASKCGFTPQFEGLQKLYSELSDQGFTVLGFPSGQFRQEHDDAEKIGAACTRNYGVDFPMFAKTDVNGSGAHPVFTWLKAQQPGRIGALLGGRAGSAEIKWNFTKFLVGRDGSVIARYAPATKPEAIRDDIQRALAKEN, encoded by the coding sequence ATGGCGCAGGCAGATCCCAAGCAGGCGACGTCCCTGTTCGAATTCGAGGCGGAAACGCTCACCGGAGATACCAGTGAACTCGCCGACTACGCCGGCAAGGTCGTTCTCGTGGTCAACACGGCCTCCAAATGCGGGTTCACCCCGCAGTTCGAGGGCCTGCAGAAGCTCTACAGCGAGCTGAGCGACCAGGGGTTCACGGTGCTCGGCTTTCCCAGCGGCCAGTTCCGCCAGGAACACGACGACGCAGAAAAGATCGGCGCCGCGTGCACACGCAACTACGGCGTCGACTTCCCGATGTTCGCGAAGACCGACGTCAACGGCTCCGGTGCGCACCCGGTGTTCACCTGGCTCAAGGCGCAGCAGCCCGGGAGGATCGGTGCGCTCCTCGGCGGCCGCGCCGGCTCCGCGGAGATCAAATGGAACTTCACCAAGTTCCTGGTCGGCCGGGACGGAAGCGTCATCGCGCGGTATGCCCCGGCGACCAAACCGGAGGCGATCCGGGACGATATCCAACGCGCCCTCGCGAAAGAGAACTGA
- a CDS encoding MFS transporter, translated as MSEIDSEIDTEEQASPGGLLKQPRAVWAVAFAATIAFMGIGLVDPILPEISKSLEASPSQAMLLFTSYLFITGICMFFTSWVSSRIGAKNTLLIGIGLVVVFAALCGLSNDVNAIIGLRGGWGLGNALFVSTALAAIISAATGGVSGAIILYEAALGLGLAVGPLLGGLLGEISWRGPFFGTAALMTIGFIGIIVLLPKVPKPEHKVHLLEPFVALRNPTLAALSIIAVLYNFAFFSLLAYSPFPIHDAASEAGMSFGALQLGFVFFGWGLAVALTSVFLAPRLIEAFGLLRTMLGTMGIFALTLAAMALVISSLPGLIVGVIVGGGCLGVLNTALTETSMNATDLPRAVASSTYSGVRFMGGAFAAWLAGEIADWVGAPAPYWTAAVVLVLAIALLFGTRGLFAHLEHHEETVPESNREGVPAR; from the coding sequence ATGAGTGAAATAGACAGTGAAATAGACACAGAAGAACAGGCGAGCCCGGGCGGACTCCTCAAGCAGCCGCGCGCGGTGTGGGCAGTCGCATTCGCGGCGACCATCGCATTCATGGGCATCGGATTGGTCGACCCGATCCTCCCCGAGATCAGCAAATCCCTCGAAGCGTCACCAAGCCAGGCGATGTTGCTGTTCACCAGTTACCTATTCATCACCGGCATCTGCATGTTCTTCACCAGCTGGGTGTCGAGCCGAATCGGCGCGAAGAACACGCTGCTCATCGGCATCGGACTCGTGGTCGTCTTCGCGGCACTGTGCGGACTGTCCAATGACGTCAACGCGATCATCGGCCTCCGCGGCGGATGGGGGCTGGGCAACGCGCTCTTCGTCTCCACGGCGCTGGCGGCGATCATCTCGGCCGCCACCGGCGGGGTGTCGGGCGCGATCATCCTCTACGAGGCCGCGCTCGGCCTCGGCCTCGCCGTCGGCCCGCTGCTCGGCGGACTGCTCGGCGAGATCTCGTGGCGCGGGCCGTTCTTCGGCACCGCGGCGCTCATGACCATCGGGTTCATCGGCATCATCGTGTTGCTGCCCAAGGTGCCGAAGCCCGAACACAAGGTGCACCTACTCGAGCCGTTCGTGGCGCTGCGTAACCCGACGCTCGCCGCGCTGAGCATCATCGCCGTGCTCTATAACTTCGCCTTCTTCTCCCTCCTCGCCTACAGCCCCTTCCCCATCCACGACGCCGCCTCCGAGGCAGGGATGAGTTTCGGCGCGCTTCAACTCGGGTTCGTGTTCTTCGGGTGGGGCCTGGCCGTTGCGCTGACGTCGGTCTTCCTCGCGCCCCGCTTGATCGAAGCCTTCGGCCTCTTGCGAACGATGCTCGGCACGATGGGCATCTTCGCGCTCACGCTCGCGGCCATGGCGTTGGTCATCTCGAGCCTGCCGGGTCTCATCGTCGGCGTTATCGTCGGCGGCGGATGCCTCGGCGTACTCAATACGGCACTCACCGAGACCTCCATGAACGCGACGGACCTGCCGCGCGCGGTGGCGAGCTCGACGTACTCCGGTGTCCGGTTCATGGGCGGCGCGTTCGCGGCCTGGCTCGCCGGCGAGATCGCCGACTGGGTCGGCGCGCCCGCGCCGTACTGGACCGCCGCGGTGGTTCTCGTTCTCGCGATCGCGCTGCTGTTCGGCACCCGAGGCCTCTTCGCCCACCTCGAGCACCACGAGGAGACGGTGCCGGAATCGAACCGCGAGGGCGTCCCGGCCCGCTAG
- a CDS encoding MarR family winged helix-turn-helix transcriptional regulator yields the protein MTNPRSKLQEIAIDLTVVAARFSRFQRQNSPNDTTAATWRALSLLEQFGALRVTEFARLDRLSQPAATAVLRRITADGLAESTSDSTDKRAKRVRLTDKGRDFLADLRTDAGDRLIPLFEQLTDEEIEALQVASRAISRMLRAEGSENEGGRSENGPPTS from the coding sequence GTGACCAACCCCCGTTCAAAGCTCCAGGAAATTGCGATCGACCTCACGGTCGTGGCAGCGCGGTTCAGCCGCTTCCAGCGCCAGAACTCACCCAACGACACGACCGCGGCTACATGGCGCGCGCTGTCGTTGCTCGAACAATTCGGCGCCCTCCGAGTCACCGAGTTCGCGAGACTCGATCGGCTCTCCCAGCCTGCTGCGACGGCGGTTCTGCGCAGAATTACCGCCGACGGACTCGCCGAATCCACCTCGGACTCGACCGATAAACGCGCGAAACGCGTGCGGCTCACCGACAAAGGCCGAGATTTCCTCGCGGATCTGCGCACCGACGCCGGCGATCGACTGATCCCGCTTTTCGAGCAATTAACCGACGAGGAAATAGAAGCGCTGCAGGTGGCGAGTAGGGCAATTTCGCGAATGCTTCGCGCGGAGGGATCCGAGAACGAAGGCGGTCGTAGCGAAAACGGACCTCCGACGTCATAA